The following coding sequences are from one bacterium window:
- a CDS encoding outer membrane beta-barrel protein — MFKYFVMLVLASAMAMPVLAEVDTVMGPHQGALNFNVSGSYTDVNNYGKTTSFNGGLNYFFTDAIAGELGLMFNRFEDDFGTDESTTYMLGAKYYFMPKPENKFFPFLGARFGGVTGSDMTDETVWMGVLGVDFFVAPNISITPEFDYGQYSNGDSDNFFRFAFGLTYWFK, encoded by the coding sequence ATGTTTAAGTATTTCGTAATGCTCGTTCTTGCGAGCGCAATGGCAATGCCAGTTTTGGCAGAAGTCGACACCGTTATGGGACCCCACCAGGGCGCCCTCAACTTTAACGTATCCGGTAGCTATACCGATGTCAACAACTATGGCAAGACCACCAGCTTCAATGGCGGCCTGAACTACTTCTTCACGGACGCGATTGCGGGCGAACTCGGCCTTATGTTCAACCGGTTTGAGGATGACTTCGGTACCGACGAAAGCACCACCTATATGCTCGGCGCGAAGTATTACTTCATGCCCAAGCCTGAGAACAAGTTCTTCCCGTTCCTTGGCGCTCGCTTCGGCGGCGTCACTGGCAGCGACATGACCGATGAGACCGTTTGGATGGGAGTTTTAGGCGTAGACTTCTTCGTCGCGCCGAACATCTCGATCACACCTGAATTCGACTATGGCCAGTATTCGAACGGTGATTCGGATAACTTCTTCCGCTTCGCCTTTGGTCTTACTTATTGGTTTAAGTAA